In one Moritella sp. 5 genomic region, the following are encoded:
- the nrdD gene encoding anaerobic ribonucleoside-triphosphate reductase: MVSHYNIHFKLKEYFVDLFVIKREGCRVPFNIQCIQNAIFAAAKSVQQESRHYAAEMANKVHQILIQQDVSSEHAIEIHTIQNTVEDVLMQESNKLIARAYIEYRHQRDIARETQSILTNEIKGLIEQSNESLLNENANKDSKVIPTQRDLLAGIVAKHYAKQHILPRDIVHAHESGDIHYHDLDYAPFFPMFNCMLIDLDGMLTHGFKMGNAEIETPKSITTATAVTAQIIAQVASHIYGGTTINRIDEILAPYVTASFNKNTLLAEEWDIPNKEKFARSRTEKECFDAFQSLEYEVNTLHTANGQTPFVTFGFGLGSTWEARLIQQSILKNRIAGLGKNHKTAVFPKLVFAIKDGLNYKSADANYDIKQLALECASKRMYPDILNYDQVVKVTGSFKTPMGCRSFLGNYEEQGELVHEGRNNLGVVSLNLPRIAIQANGDESRFYQLLDERLILCKRALETRISRLKGVKARVAPILYMEGACGVRLQEDDDVLEIFKHGRASISLGYIGLHEAINALFGNQTHPFDSKTLQQKAIAMLTYMKAITELWTAETGYAFSLYATPSENLCSRFAKLDKITFGDITDVTDKGYYTNSFHLDVEKQVNPYDKIDFEMPYPAISSGGFICYGEYPNMQHNIEALENVWDYSYSRVPYYGTNTPIDECYECDYTGEFNCTSKGFTCPKCGNNDIAKVSVTRRVCGYLGSPDARPFNEGKQEEVKRRVKHL; this comes from the coding sequence AAGCGAGAGGGTTGTCGTGTACCTTTTAACATTCAATGCATACAAAACGCCATTTTCGCAGCGGCTAAATCAGTGCAACAAGAAAGTCGTCATTATGCGGCTGAAATGGCGAATAAGGTTCATCAAATACTGATCCAACAAGATGTATCCAGTGAACATGCAATCGAAATCCATACGATTCAAAACACCGTTGAAGATGTGTTGATGCAAGAAAGCAACAAACTCATTGCCCGCGCTTATATCGAGTATCGTCATCAGCGCGATATTGCCCGTGAAACGCAAAGCATTCTGACCAATGAGATCAAAGGGCTTATTGAACAAAGTAACGAATCACTGCTTAATGAAAATGCCAATAAAGATAGCAAAGTGATCCCTACTCAGCGCGATTTACTGGCGGGTATTGTCGCGAAACATTATGCCAAGCAGCATATCTTACCACGCGATATTGTCCATGCGCATGAGTCTGGTGATATTCATTATCATGATCTTGATTACGCCCCTTTTTTCCCAATGTTTAACTGTATGCTGATCGACCTTGATGGCATGTTAACGCATGGTTTTAAAATGGGTAACGCTGAGATTGAAACACCTAAATCCATTACTACGGCAACGGCAGTCACCGCACAGATAATTGCACAAGTGGCTAGCCATATTTATGGTGGCACCACAATAAACCGTATTGATGAGATCTTAGCGCCATATGTCACCGCAAGTTTTAATAAAAACACCTTATTAGCAGAAGAATGGGATATCCCGAATAAAGAGAAGTTTGCACGTTCACGCACAGAAAAAGAATGTTTCGATGCGTTCCAATCGTTGGAATATGAAGTTAATACCTTACACACTGCTAATGGCCAAACTCCCTTTGTTACCTTTGGTTTTGGTTTAGGGTCGACTTGGGAAGCACGTCTAATTCAGCAATCAATTCTTAAAAACCGTATTGCGGGTTTAGGTAAGAATCATAAAACCGCTGTTTTTCCAAAACTGGTCTTTGCGATCAAAGATGGTTTAAACTATAAATCCGCCGATGCAAACTACGATATTAAGCAGCTTGCGCTTGAATGTGCAAGTAAACGTATGTATCCAGATATTTTAAATTACGACCAAGTAGTAAAAGTTACGGGGTCATTTAAAACCCCTATGGGTTGCCGTAGTTTCTTAGGAAACTATGAAGAGCAAGGTGAATTAGTACATGAAGGCCGTAATAACTTAGGTGTTGTCAGTCTTAATTTACCGCGTATCGCCATTCAAGCAAACGGTGATGAATCGCGATTCTATCAATTACTCGACGAACGCTTAATCCTGTGTAAACGTGCGCTGGAAACTCGTATCTCTCGCCTTAAAGGTGTCAAAGCGCGTGTTGCGCCAATCTTGTACATGGAAGGTGCTTGTGGTGTTCGTCTGCAAGAAGATGATGACGTATTAGAAATTTTCAAACATGGTCGTGCATCTATTTCTCTAGGCTACATAGGTTTACACGAAGCAATCAATGCACTATTTGGCAATCAAACACACCCTTTTGATAGTAAAACATTGCAACAAAAAGCCATTGCCATGCTTACCTATATGAAAGCTATTACAGAGCTGTGGACTGCTGAAACTGGTTATGCATTTAGTTTATATGCAACACCGAGTGAAAATCTGTGTAGTCGCTTTGCTAAATTAGACAAAATCACCTTTGGTGATATCACGGATGTGACAGATAAGGGGTATTACACCAACAGCTTCCACTTAGATGTTGAGAAGCAAGTGAATCCATACGACAAAATTGATTTCGAGATGCCCTATCCCGCTATTAGTAGCGGTGGTTTTATCTGCTACGGTGAATACCCGAATATGCAGCACAACATTGAGGCATTAGAAAACGTTTGGGATTACAGCTATTCACGTGTTCCTTATTACGGTACTAATACACCTATTGATGAATGTTACGAGTGTGATTATACCGGTGAGTTTAATTGTACCAGTAAAGGGTTCACCTGCCCTAAATGCGGCAATAACGATATTGCAAAGGTATCCGTTACCCGTCGCGTATGTGGTTATTTAGGCAGTCCAGATGCGCGTCCTTTTAATGAAGGTAAACAGGAAGAAGTAAAACGCCGCGTTAAACATTTATAA
- the nrdG gene encoding anaerobic ribonucleoside-triphosphate reductase-activating protein yields MHYSQYFDLDVINGPGTRVSLFVSGCEHQCKGCYNQSTWSPRNGSPFDQKIEDKIINDLNDTRIRRRGLSLSGGDPLYPANLNAVLKLVKRVKRECVGKDIWLWTGYTIEQLTAQQKAVVHYIDYLIDGKFEQQQIDPALKFRGSRNQRIIAISKSEKIGEFEYSIAEPQD; encoded by the coding sequence ATGCACTACTCTCAATATTTTGACCTTGATGTCATCAATGGCCCAGGTACAAGGGTCTCCTTATTTGTCAGTGGTTGTGAACACCAATGCAAAGGCTGCTATAACCAATCGACCTGGTCTCCACGCAATGGTTCCCCATTCGACCAAAAGATAGAAGACAAGATAATTAATGATTTGAATGATACACGAATACGCCGTCGAGGATTAAGCTTAAGCGGTGGTGATCCCCTCTATCCAGCAAACTTAAACGCTGTGTTAAAACTTGTAAAAAGGGTTAAAAGAGAATGTGTTGGGAAAGATATATGGCTATGGACTGGTTACACGATCGAGCAATTAACTGCACAACAAAAGGCCGTCGTTCATTATATTGATTACCTTATCGATGGTAAATTCGAACAACAACAAATCGATCCGGCATTAAAGTTTCGAGGTAGCCGAAATCAACGCATTATCGCGATCAGTAAAAGTGAGAAAATTGGTGAGTTTGAATACTCTATCGCCGAACCCCAAGATTAA
- a CDS encoding SDR family oxidoreductase: MKYLVTGGTGFIGRFLIERLVEREDALVYVLTRQGSEHKFNALKDRVHKSVKSRIKMVTGDITKANLGIDEQWLAEHTDQIDNVYHLAAIYDMKADAESQETANVVGTRNAVEASVNIKAKSFHHVSSIAAAGLFNGTFYEDMFEEAENMDNPYLRTKHVSEKVVRDECSIPFRIYRPGMVVGHSKTGEIDKVDGPYYFFKLLKKIRETIPTWMPMIGVEGRRLNIVPVDYVADAIDYISHKEEVHSNCFHLVDPKPFKVGEVLNIFATAGNAPKTAFRIDSRIANFLPASVRQAITHLPAVKQLTEGVLNDLGIPKDVLNFLNYPTSFDDRETARALEGSNIKVPRLDAYAPAVWDYWERNLNDDLVNDMTLKGNVSGKTIVITGASSGIGEATALKLAPTGAKLILVARDVTKLEATQAQIQELGGEAHIYSCDISNMESCDELVKSVLAEHKFVDVLINNAGRSIRRSIDLSFDRFHDYERTMQLNYFGSIRLIMGFSPSMLERKQGHVINISSIGVLTNAPRFSAYVASKAALDAFTRCAASEFSDRNVNMTTINMPLVRTPMIGPTKVYDNVPTLAPSEAADLIAQAIIRKPKRIATKVGIMSEVLYSLFPKVSEIIMNTGYRMFNDSAAAKGKEEDKDKPTQASTEQVAFAAIMRGVHW, from the coding sequence ATGAAATACTTAGTTACCGGTGGTACAGGATTTATTGGTCGATTCTTAATTGAACGTCTAGTAGAGAGAGAAGATGCGTTAGTTTATGTATTAACTCGCCAAGGCTCAGAACACAAGTTCAATGCATTAAAGGATCGAGTGCATAAAAGTGTTAAAAGTCGTATCAAAATGGTTACTGGTGATATCACTAAAGCGAATTTAGGGATTGATGAGCAATGGTTAGCAGAGCACACAGACCAAATTGATAATGTTTACCACCTTGCTGCAATCTACGACATGAAGGCCGATGCCGAATCACAAGAAACTGCAAATGTTGTAGGTACACGCAACGCTGTTGAAGCATCTGTTAATATTAAGGCAAAAAGCTTTCATCATGTAAGTTCTATTGCTGCAGCTGGTTTGTTCAACGGTACTTTCTACGAAGATATGTTTGAAGAAGCTGAAAATATGGATAATCCGTATCTTCGCACCAAACATGTTTCTGAAAAAGTAGTTCGTGATGAATGTTCAATTCCTTTCCGTATTTATCGTCCAGGTATGGTTGTTGGTCACTCTAAAACAGGTGAAATCGATAAAGTAGATGGTCCATACTATTTCTTCAAACTATTGAAAAAGATCCGTGAGACAATTCCAACATGGATGCCAATGATCGGGGTTGAAGGGCGTCGTCTGAACATTGTCCCTGTCGACTATGTTGCAGATGCAATTGACTACATTAGTCACAAGGAAGAAGTGCACAGTAACTGCTTCCACCTTGTAGATCCAAAACCATTTAAAGTGGGTGAAGTACTTAATATCTTCGCAACAGCGGGTAACGCACCAAAAACGGCATTCCGAATTGATTCTAGAATCGCTAATTTCTTACCGGCTTCAGTTCGTCAAGCAATCACCCATTTACCAGCAGTAAAACAGCTTACTGAAGGGGTATTAAATGACCTTGGTATTCCAAAAGACGTATTGAACTTCCTAAACTACCCTACAAGCTTCGATGACCGTGAAACAGCACGTGCTCTAGAAGGTTCTAATATCAAAGTGCCTCGCTTAGACGCATACGCACCTGCGGTATGGGATTATTGGGAACGTAACCTAAATGATGACCTAGTCAATGACATGACCCTGAAAGGTAATGTGAGTGGTAAAACAATTGTCATCACAGGTGCAAGTTCTGGTATTGGTGAGGCAACGGCATTAAAACTCGCACCAACAGGCGCTAAATTAATCCTTGTCGCACGTGATGTCACAAAACTAGAAGCAACACAGGCGCAAATCCAAGAACTTGGTGGTGAAGCACACATCTATTCATGTGATATTTCAAACATGGAATCATGTGATGAATTAGTTAAGTCAGTGCTTGCTGAACATAAATTTGTTGATGTATTAATCAATAACGCAGGTCGCTCAATCCGTCGTTCAATTGATTTATCATTTGACCGTTTCCACGATTACGAAAGAACGATGCAGTTAAACTACTTTGGCTCAATTCGTTTAATCATGGGCTTCTCGCCTAGCATGTTAGAACGTAAACAAGGGCATGTAATTAACATATCTTCAATTGGTGTGTTAACAAATGCGCCGCGTTTCTCTGCTTATGTTGCATCAAAAGCAGCACTTGATGCCTTTACGCGCTGTGCCGCATCAGAGTTCTCTGACCGTAACGTAAACATGACGACGATTAATATGCCGTTAGTACGTACACCTATGATTGGTCCAACAAAAGTATATGACAATGTACCAACACTTGCACCGTCAGAAGCGGCTGATTTAATTGCTCAAGCAATTATTCGTAAGCCTAAACGCATCGCAACGAAAGTCGGTATTATGTCTGAAGTACTTTACTCACTGTTCCCTAAAGTAAGTGAGATAATCATGAACACCGGCTACCGTATGTTTAATGATTCTGCTGCTGCGAAGGGCAAAGAAGAAGACAAAGATAAACCGACACAAGCAAGTACCGAGCAAGTTGCATTTGCAGCTATCATGCGCGGTGTGCATTGGTAA
- a CDS encoding GspH/FimT family pseudopilin, whose product MKKSLGFTLIELMITIAIFAILIGIGVPSYQNTIQQSRIDDATTLINSALSYAKNTAIAHNRPLYMTAADNVLTLATSTAEIVNRTTIDAGSDSNLSVTGLTSVIIFRANGTITADNTISYNPGGKGINITISANGDTTVNPITGDSH is encoded by the coding sequence ATGAAAAAATCATTGGGTTTCACACTCATCGAATTAATGATCACAATCGCTATCTTTGCCATACTCATTGGCATTGGCGTTCCCAGTTACCAAAACACCATACAACAAAGCCGTATAGACGACGCGACCACATTGATTAATAGCGCGCTTAGTTATGCTAAAAATACCGCAATTGCGCATAACCGTCCTTTGTATATGACAGCTGCAGATAATGTTCTTACCCTAGCAACGAGCACAGCTGAAATAGTTAATAGAACAACGATAGATGCCGGCAGTGATTCAAACTTATCTGTTACAGGTCTTACCTCTGTCATTATCTTTCGTGCTAACGGTACTATCACGGCAGATAATACGATTAGTTACAATCCCGGTGGTAAAGGTATTAATATTACGATCAGTGCTAATGGTGATACGACTGTTAATCCAATAACTGGTGATAGTCATTAA
- the fadJ gene encoding fatty acid oxidation complex subunit alpha FadJ yields MSQQDKTFSLEIREDKIGVLTMDVPGETMNTLRAEFADEISDLMKEIKSNSDLQGLVLISGKKDSFVAGADVTMIDACETAADAELLSLEGHRVMGELESLNIPVVAAIHGPCLGGGLELALACHIRVCTESTKTVLGVPEVMLGLLPGSGGTQRLPRLIGVAKSLDLMLTGKQVRGKQALKMGLVDDVVPETVLLEVAVKLAKKGKIQRKLKRDLTSKLLETNKIGRNIMFDQAKKQTLSKTRGNYPAPEAILEVVKVGQEKGFEAGLKLEAKRFAELAMTSESASLRGIFFATTEMKKEDGVEGVAPKKVKKAIVLGGGLMGGGIANVTATKAKVPVRIKDIAPQGLLNAQKYTYDILNKKVKRRFMSKADMQSQLAMITGTTEYTGVKSADIVVEAVFEDLKLKHQMVADIEANCNENTIFASNTSSLPITQIASEAKRPENVIGLHYFSPVDKMPLAEIITHEGTSDQTISTTVEFARKQGKTPIVVKDGAGFYVNRILAPYMNEAARIILEQEPIEVVDKALVDFGFPVGPVTLLDEVGIDVGAKIGPILTKELGSRFEAPAAFDKLLADDRKGRKNEKGFYLYGKKAKKGKKQVDESIYKLFNLKPEATMDPKALAERAVLLMLNEAARCLDEGILRSARDGDIGAIFGIGFPPFLGGPFNYMDSIGIAELVDKLERHQDKYGERFAPCESLIAMAKEDKKFYN; encoded by the coding sequence ATGAGTCAGCAAGATAAAACATTTTCACTTGAGATCCGTGAAGATAAGATTGGCGTTCTAACAATGGACGTACCCGGCGAAACGATGAACACTTTACGTGCAGAGTTCGCTGATGAGATTTCTGATTTGATGAAAGAGATTAAATCAAATTCAGATCTACAAGGTCTAGTACTGATCAGTGGCAAGAAAGACAGCTTTGTTGCTGGTGCTGACGTGACTATGATTGATGCGTGTGAAACGGCTGCAGATGCAGAGCTGTTATCACTTGAAGGCCACCGTGTTATGGGTGAACTGGAATCATTAAATATTCCTGTTGTTGCAGCTATTCACGGCCCTTGTTTGGGTGGTGGTTTAGAACTTGCTCTTGCTTGTCATATTCGTGTTTGTACAGAAAGTACAAAGACAGTATTAGGTGTACCTGAAGTGATGCTAGGTCTATTACCTGGTAGTGGTGGTACACAGCGTCTACCACGTCTAATCGGTGTGGCTAAGTCTCTTGATTTGATGTTAACAGGTAAACAAGTACGTGGTAAACAAGCGCTTAAAATGGGGCTTGTTGATGATGTAGTGCCTGAAACAGTACTTCTTGAAGTGGCTGTTAAGTTAGCGAAAAAAGGTAAGATCCAACGTAAACTTAAACGTGATCTAACTAGCAAGCTACTAGAAACAAACAAAATTGGTCGTAACATCATGTTCGATCAAGCTAAAAAACAAACGCTTTCTAAAACCCGTGGTAACTATCCTGCACCAGAAGCAATTCTAGAAGTGGTTAAAGTTGGTCAAGAAAAAGGTTTTGAAGCAGGTTTAAAACTTGAAGCAAAACGTTTTGCAGAGCTTGCAATGACATCTGAATCAGCATCACTGCGTGGCATTTTCTTTGCGACAACAGAGATGAAGAAAGAAGATGGTGTTGAAGGCGTTGCGCCGAAGAAAGTGAAAAAAGCAATCGTACTTGGTGGCGGCTTAATGGGTGGCGGTATCGCTAACGTTACTGCAACGAAAGCGAAAGTGCCTGTGCGTATTAAAGATATTGCACCACAAGGTCTGCTTAACGCACAAAAATACACGTATGACATTCTAAACAAGAAAGTTAAACGTCGCTTTATGTCGAAAGCTGACATGCAAAGTCAACTGGCTATGATCACAGGTACAACTGAGTACACTGGTGTGAAGAGCGCTGACATTGTTGTTGAAGCTGTGTTTGAAGATCTTAAATTGAAGCACCAAATGGTGGCGGATATTGAAGCTAACTGTAACGAAAATACTATTTTCGCATCAAACACATCTTCTTTGCCTATTACTCAGATTGCTTCTGAAGCGAAGCGCCCTGAAAATGTAATTGGTCTGCATTACTTCAGCCCTGTGGACAAAATGCCACTTGCTGAGATCATTACGCATGAAGGTACGTCTGATCAAACTATCTCAACAACGGTTGAATTTGCGCGTAAGCAAGGCAAAACACCTATCGTTGTTAAAGATGGTGCTGGTTTTTATGTAAACCGTATTCTTGCACCTTACATGAACGAAGCTGCACGTATCATCTTAGAACAAGAGCCTATCGAAGTTGTTGATAAAGCACTTGTTGATTTTGGTTTCCCAGTTGGACCTGTAACACTTCTTGATGAAGTTGGTATCGATGTTGGTGCTAAGATTGGTCCAATCTTAACGAAAGAGCTGGGTAGCCGTTTTGAAGCACCTGCAGCGTTCGATAAGCTACTGGCTGATGATCGAAAAGGTCGTAAGAACGAGAAAGGCTTCTACCTATACGGTAAGAAAGCGAAGAAAGGTAAGAAGCAAGTTGATGAATCAATCTACAAGCTATTTAATCTGAAGCCTGAAGCTACGATGGATCCGAAAGCACTTGCAGAACGTGCAGTATTATTAATGCTGAACGAAGCGGCACGTTGTCTTGATGAAGGTATCCTACGTAGTGCGCGTGATGGTGACATAGGTGCAATCTTCGGTATCGGTTTCCCTCCTTTCTTAGGCGGTCCATTCAATTATATGGATTCAATCGGTATTGCTGAGCTTGTTGACAAGCTAGAACGTCATCAAGATAAATACGGTGAGCGTTTTGCACCGTGTGAATCGCTTATAGCAATGGCAAAAGAAGATAAAAAATTCTATAACTAA
- the fadI gene encoding acetyl-CoA C-acyltransferase FadI, whose product MAKPQSLTTRNGDRIAVVTGLRTPFAKQATAFHGVPALDLGKMVVNEMLTRNDIDPKIVQQVVFGQVVQMPEAPNIAREIVLGTGMDIGTDAYSVSRACATSFQAISNVTESIMAGSIDCGVAGGADSSSVVPIGVSKKLAHQLINLSKAKTTSDKLKIARQLSLKDLLPVAPAVAEYSTGLTMGQTAEQMAKSYNISRQAQDELAHRSHSLAAKAWEEGKLKDEVMTAYPEPMKSFISEDNNIRKNSTVEGYAKLRPAFDRKHGTVTAATSTPLTDGAAAVLLMSESRAKELGLEVLGYIRSYAYAAVPADVDGLIGPSYAIPEALDRAGIKFDDLALFDMHEAFAAQTLANLKCLESDTFAQEKLGRPERVANIDESKFNVLGGSLAYGHPFAATGARMITQTLHELKRRGGGLGLTAACAAGGLGVAMIVESA is encoded by the coding sequence ATGGCTAAACCACAAAGCCTAACCACCCGCAACGGCGATCGTATCGCGGTGGTCACTGGATTACGTACCCCGTTTGCTAAACAAGCAACAGCGTTTCATGGGGTTCCAGCATTAGATTTAGGCAAAATGGTTGTTAATGAGATGCTTACTCGTAACGACATTGACCCTAAAATTGTTCAGCAAGTTGTATTTGGACAAGTTGTTCAAATGCCTGAAGCGCCAAACATTGCGCGTGAAATCGTATTAGGCACTGGCATGGACATCGGCACCGATGCATACAGTGTATCACGTGCATGTGCGACAAGTTTCCAAGCTATTTCAAATGTTACCGAGTCTATCATGGCTGGTTCGATTGATTGTGGTGTTGCTGGTGGTGCTGATTCATCTTCAGTAGTGCCAATTGGCGTATCTAAAAAGCTTGCTCATCAGTTAATTAACTTAAGCAAAGCAAAAACGACTAGCGATAAATTAAAAATTGCGCGTCAACTAAGCTTGAAAGATTTACTGCCTGTCGCACCTGCGGTTGCAGAGTACAGTACGGGTTTGACTATGGGTCAGACAGCAGAACAAATGGCTAAGTCTTATAACATCTCGCGTCAAGCGCAGGATGAACTTGCTCATCGTTCTCACTCTCTCGCTGCTAAAGCTTGGGAAGAAGGTAAGTTAAAAGATGAAGTTATGACGGCTTATCCTGAGCCGATGAAGTCATTTATTTCTGAAGATAACAACATTCGTAAAAATTCAACAGTTGAAGGTTACGCGAAACTACGTCCTGCATTTGACCGTAAACACGGTACTGTAACTGCTGCAACAAGTACGCCACTAACAGATGGTGCTGCTGCGGTACTATTAATGAGTGAAAGCCGCGCGAAAGAACTTGGCCTAGAAGTACTCGGTTATATTCGCAGTTATGCTTATGCTGCAGTGCCTGCTGATGTTGATGGTCTAATTGGTCCATCATATGCGATACCTGAAGCGTTAGACCGTGCAGGTATTAAATTTGACGACTTAGCGCTATTTGATATGCATGAAGCATTTGCCGCACAGACATTAGCAAACCTAAAATGCCTAGAGTCAGATACGTTTGCACAGGAAAAATTAGGTCGTCCAGAGCGCGTTGCTAATATTGATGAAAGTAAGTTCAACGTACTGGGTGGTTCACTTGCATATGGTCACCCATTTGCAGCGACTGGCGCACGTATGATCACGCAAACATTGCATGAATTGAAACGTCGTGGTGGTGGTCTAGGGTTAACGGCGGCGTGTGCTGCTGGTGGTCTAGGTGTAGCAATGATTGTGGAGAGTGCGTAA
- a CDS encoding MoxR family ATPase, whose protein sequence is MPKSNFNQLRGYLNSQILGQAKLVDNLLIALLADGHILVEGPPGLAKTRAVKALADSLEANFHRIQFTPDLLPADLTGTDIYRAETGTFDFQPGPLFHNIVLADEINRAPAKVQSALLEAMAEQQITVGNKTMLLPKLFMVMATQNPIEQEGTYPLPEAQLDRFMLHLEIDYPDKDTELQILRLTTQEAQQDAAAPITKISQQAIMQAREEVLNIHLAPALEHYLVDLIMATRNPDTLDSQLASWINFGASPRATISLARCVRARAWLHGRDHVLPEDIQTCLYPILRHRLLLSFEAEADGITANQVIDRILSLIAFS, encoded by the coding sequence ATGCCAAAATCAAACTTTAATCAATTAAGAGGCTATCTTAACAGCCAAATTCTTGGGCAAGCAAAACTTGTCGACAATTTATTAATCGCGCTTCTCGCAGATGGTCACATCTTAGTAGAAGGTCCACCCGGATTGGCCAAGACTCGAGCAGTTAAAGCACTTGCCGATAGTTTAGAAGCCAACTTCCATCGTATTCAGTTTACACCCGACTTACTGCCTGCAGATTTAACAGGGACTGATATCTATCGCGCCGAAACCGGCACCTTTGATTTTCAACCCGGTCCTCTGTTCCACAATATTGTGCTTGCGGACGAGATTAACCGTGCACCTGCTAAGGTACAGTCTGCGCTGCTAGAAGCTATGGCCGAGCAGCAGATAACGGTTGGCAACAAAACCATGTTATTACCAAAGCTATTTATGGTAATGGCTACGCAGAACCCAATTGAGCAAGAAGGTACGTACCCATTACCCGAAGCGCAGCTTGATCGTTTCATGCTACATCTAGAAATTGACTACCCAGATAAAGACACAGAATTACAAATTTTACGGTTAACCACACAAGAAGCACAACAAGACGCGGCTGCGCCCATTACAAAAATCAGCCAACAAGCGATCATGCAAGCACGAGAAGAAGTACTTAATATTCACCTTGCCCCTGCCCTCGAGCATTACCTTGTCGATTTGATCATGGCCACACGAAATCCTGATACCTTAGATTCTCAACTCGCCAGTTGGATCAACTTTGGTGCAAGTCCACGTGCGACTATCTCTCTTGCCCGTTGCGTACGTGCTCGTGCTTGGTTACACGGCCGTGATCATGTATTACCCGAAGATATCCAAACCTGCCTCTACCCTATCCTACGTCATCGTTTACTACTGAGCTTTGAAGCAGAAGCTGACGGCATTACTGCAAACCAAGTTATTGACCGAATTTTGTCATTAATTGCATTTTCGTAA
- a CDS encoding DUF58 domain-containing protein, with the protein MSAIDVTIKELQQYSYQTNSLLARKTLAKARLAGGHLSPIKGRGMEFSECRQYQPGDDIRSIDWRITARTGKTYSKLFSEEKERPVYVLLDLSSSMYFGSQYRLKSVQACHLTALLAWATKHKSDRVGGIIIGDFGHKELKPQRQQRGVMQLLSETVALHNAQLALSQADRINAANVTNANTAPKESLASALTRLRLLCKTGSHIMVISDFLHLDDKAQKQLALLKRHNEVEAWQIYDPLELALPSISGNVRLAVSNGQQHGFVNPSNAKSRQKYQQHADIKQQALRQIMNRYGIRHHRISSGESLLSQIKGKGR; encoded by the coding sequence ATGTCAGCAATCGACGTTACGATAAAAGAGCTACAACAATACAGCTATCAAACCAATAGCCTGCTAGCGAGAAAAACCTTAGCAAAAGCACGACTTGCTGGTGGTCACCTCTCGCCAATCAAAGGCCGAGGTATGGAATTTAGTGAATGTCGTCAATACCAACCCGGTGATGACATTCGGAGTATTGACTGGCGTATTACCGCACGCACAGGTAAAACCTACAGCAAGCTATTCAGTGAAGAGAAAGAGCGGCCTGTTTATGTCTTACTTGACCTGTCATCAAGCATGTATTTTGGTAGCCAATACCGACTAAAATCAGTACAAGCCTGTCACCTGACGGCATTACTGGCCTGGGCAACAAAACACAAAAGTGATCGTGTTGGCGGTATTATCATTGGGGATTTTGGGCATAAAGAACTAAAACCACAACGTCAACAGCGTGGTGTTATGCAATTACTTAGTGAAACAGTAGCCTTACATAATGCGCAACTGGCCCTATCCCAAGCCGATCGTATTAATGCAGCTAATGTAACGAACGCAAATACAGCGCCGAAAGAGTCTCTTGCCAGCGCTCTCACTCGCTTACGCTTACTGTGTAAAACTGGTAGCCATATTATGGTCATCAGCGATTTTCTTCATCTTGATGACAAAGCACAAAAGCAATTAGCATTATTAAAACGCCATAATGAAGTTGAAGCTTGGCAAATTTATGATCCTTTAGAACTCGCTCTTCCTAGCATCTCAGGTAATGTCCGTCTCGCTGTATCAAATGGCCAACAACATGGTTTTGTTAACCCGAGTAACGCGAAGAGTCGTCAAAAATATCAACAACATGCAGACATTAAACAACAAGCATTAAGACAAATAATGAATCGATACGGAATTCGTCACCATAGGATCAGCAGTGGCGAGTCATTATTGAGTCAAATTAAAGGTAAGGGTAGATAA